The Papaver somniferum cultivar HN1 chromosome 3, ASM357369v1, whole genome shotgun sequence genome includes a region encoding these proteins:
- the LOC113359634 gene encoding uncharacterized protein LOC113359634, protein MIKNGYDMVSRCCISEKSQDNMNHLLWEYKFSIEVWNWACSVFNFTKPKYFEDVWRCARNKVLWLKNAGSLQPVQLSRSFGFGNNKKIFEQVRPNIQNFKCRIKKTVCEGGLRMKGNKWDQAYDNQIILFFNLGPRMIRFQNIKTCYWIPPKDGFILFCCDGASFGNPGAAGFGIVIRDHLFQVLGTLSGGIGVASNYITEVYVVICAAELAVTWDLKNIIINSYSKTLITEFAENKMPWFVRIRWHKAVKKLNSITFCHCFREVNFSADTAAKRGAKLAAGERQLHYGRPNFLTRIEMPNIEYYRFC, encoded by the coding sequence ATGATTAAAAATGGATATGATATGGTCTCAAGATGCTGCATTTCTGAAAAATCTCAAGATAACATGAACCATCTCTTATGGGAGTACAAATTCAGTATTGAGGTCTGGAATTGGGCATGCTCTGTGTTTAACTTTacaaaaccaaaatattttgaAGATGTGTGGAGATGTGCTAGAAACAAAGTCCTTTGGTTAAAGAATGCTGGATCACTACAACCAGTTCAATTATCAAGGAGCTTTGGTTTCGGGAATAATAAAAAGATATTTGAACAAGTCAGACCCAATATTCAGAATTTTAAGTGCAGAATCAAGAAAACTGTATGTGAAGGAGGACTTAGAATGAAGGGTAATAAATGGGATCAAGCTTATGACAATCAGATAATTCTATTCTTCAATTTGGGTCCAAGGATGATAAGATTTCAGAACATTAAAACTTGTTATTGGATTCCTCCAAAAGATggttttattcttttttgttgtgatggtgcttctttTGGGAATCCAGGGGCTGCTGGTTTTGGAATTGTAATTAGAGATCACCTTTTCCAAGTACTGGGAACCCTCTCTGGTGGAATTGGTGTTGCATCCAACTACATAACTGAAGTATATGTTGTGATCTGTGCAGCTGAGCTTGCAGTGACTTGGGATTTGAAGAATATAATCATTAACTCATATTCTAAAACATTAATCACTGAGTTTGCTGAGAATAAGATGCCCTGGTTTGTCAGAATAAGATGGCATAAGGCTGTGAAGAAACTCAACTCAATAACATTCTGTCACTGTTTCAGAGAAGTTAACTTCTCTGCTGATACAGCTGCAAAAAGAGGTGCCAAACTAGCAGCAGGGGAAAGGCAACTGCACTATGGAAGACCTAATTTTCTAACAAGAATTGAAATGCCAAACATTGAATACTACAGATTTTGTTAG